The Rattus rattus isolate New Zealand chromosome 1, Rrattus_CSIRO_v1, whole genome shotgun sequence genome includes a region encoding these proteins:
- the LOC116889899 gene encoding olfactory receptor 2AP1-like: protein MANHSSVTKVILLGLTNDVNLQAVLFLFLLLTYILSVMGNSAIILLTLLDYRLQTPMYFFLRNFAFLEISFTCICPKMLINIGTGDKTISFAGCFTQYFFAILLGATEFYLLAVMSYDRYVAICRPLHYTTVMNRKLCFQLVLSSWLSGFIVVSVSHGMTLQLPFCASNIINHYCCDYTMLLHLSCSDTHFIEVIQSLLATVTLIFTLLLVVLSYTYIIKTILRIPCIQQRKKAFSTCSSHMIVVSLSYGSCIFMYINPSFKDAANFNKRVAVLNTSVAPLLNPFIYTLRNKQVKIAFKDMVRKVISFLKK from the coding sequence ATGGCAAACCACTCATCAGTGACAAAGGTCATTCTTCTTGGATTGACAAATGATGTCAACCTTCAAGctgtgctttttctctttctgcttttaactTATATCTTAAGTGTCATGGGGAACTCAGCCATCATTCTGTTGACTCTGTTGGATTACCGCCTCCAGACACCTATGTATTTCTTCCTCCGAAATTTTGCATTTTTGGAGATATCTTTTACTTGTATTTGTCCCAAAATGCTAATCAATATTGGAACCGGAGACAAGACTATTTCCTTTGCTGGTTGCTTCACACAGTATTTTTTTGCAATCCTTCTGGGAGCAACCGAATTTTACCTCTTAGCAGTGATGTCTTATGACCGCTATGTCGCCATTTGCAGACCCCTGCATTACACAACAGTCATGAACAGGAAACTTTGCTTTCAACTAGTTTTAAGTTCCTGGTTATCTGGTTTTATAGTTGTGTCTGTGTCACATGGAATGACTCTTCAGTTGCCTTTCTGTGCATCTAACATCATCAATCATTATTGCTGTGACTACACTATGTTGCTACATTTATCCTGTTCAGACACACACTTCATAGAAGTGATCCAGTCCCTCCTGGCTACTGTGACCCTCATCTTCACCTTGCTGCTAGTGGTTCTCTCCTACACATACATCATCAAGACCATTTTGAGGATCCCCTGTattcaacagagaaagaaagctttTTCTACATGTTCCTCTCACATGATAGTTGTCTCACTTTCTTATGGAAGctgtattttcatgtatataaatCCTTCTTTTAAAGATGCAGCAAATTTTAATAAGAGAGTAGCTGTTTTAAATACCTCTGTTGCACCTCTGTTAAACCCATTCATCTACACTCTTagaaacaagcaagtgaaaatagCCTTCAAAGATATGGTGAGGAAGGTTATAAGTTTCTTAAAAAAGTAG